The stretch of DNA CGTTGTGATACGGTCCGGCGTTCTGAGCCGAATCAGGCGAGAGCCGACCCGAGCGGGCCGGACTCGAAACGCCTGGACGGAGCGCCGACAGGCGCACAGGAGCGGTGATGCGCAAGATCGAGGCGGTAATCAAACCCTTCAAGCTCGACGAGGTCAAAGAGGCCTTGCACGAGATCGGAATCCAGGGAATGACGGTGACCGAGGTCAAGGGCTTCGGCCGCCAGAAGGGCCACACAGAACTCTACCGGGGTGCCGAATACGTCGTCGACTTCCTGCCGAAGGTGAAGATCGAGATCGCCGTGGCAGACGAGATGGCCGAGAAGGTTGTCGAGGCGATCGTCAGCGCTGCCAACACCGGTCGCATCGGTGATGGCAAGATCTTCGTCCTCCCCATGGAGGAAGTGGTGCGGATCCGCACCGGAGAACGCGGGCCCGCCGCAGTCTGACTCG from bacterium encodes:
- a CDS encoding P-II family nitrogen regulator codes for the protein MRKIEAVIKPFKLDEVKEALHEIGIQGMTVTEVKGFGRQKGHTELYRGAEYVVDFLPKVKIEIAVADEMAEKVVEAIVSAANTGRIGDGKIFVLPMEEVVRIRTGERGPAAV